One Corynebacterium yudongzhengii DNA window includes the following coding sequences:
- a CDS encoding GntR family transcriptional regulator: protein MDNSADPLFRQIAELIEDSIADGSLDTGDRAPSTNELAAFHSINPATARRGLNLLVDSGILEKRRGIGMFVAAQARQRVLARRKEQFAATFLAPLIDEAVRLDFTRAALHELVDRVAESRGMYI, encoded by the coding sequence ATGGATAACTCCGCTGACCCGCTTTTTCGCCAAATCGCCGAACTCATCGAGGACTCCATCGCTGATGGCTCCCTCGATACCGGCGACCGGGCCCCGTCGACCAATGAGCTGGCCGCTTTCCACTCCATCAACCCGGCCACTGCTCGGCGCGGGCTCAACCTCCTCGTCGACTCCGGGATCCTAGAAAAGCGTCGCGGTATCGGCATGTTCGTTGCCGCGCAGGCCCGGCAGCGGGTGCTCGCCCGCCGCAAGGAACAGTTCGCGGCCACGTTTCTCGCGCCGCTTATCGACGAAGCCGTCCGCCTCGACTTCACCAGGGCGGCGCTGCACGAGTTGGTGGACAGAGTGGCAGAAAGCCGCGGCATGTACATCTAG
- a CDS encoding NYN domain-containing protein translates to MLERTTVFVDTSYLLASFYNSWETGARSQLEIDLPEVVAVLGNMIKEQLGQPIHRQNWYDGIPDSGPHRYQRSLRSCDGVQLRTGQLIEWGERRTQKGVDTRLVADMVITGYRREVSDIVLVSGDADMIPGVQEATHHGVRVHLYGFGWDSMSSALRHACDSTTILDPREDFADAMQLQVLEGPLPPSIRERPIDDAEPVEDPGMTPVPAGSPLHPETPTAQYDSTAAEPPVSSEERPAEDAATPQTPSAQQPPAAAGEAKVKKSDEVSEPNDEPTEAEAEIAKQKSTPKPSPANMNRTSSAPKPSMMAPRRKLRSRYVPLPEEVWTSAGFQTPFDVGQQYATWWFDNAATSHQRDSAHLLSGGGLPPEIDRPLLQFACETLHEYTLSENQRVNLRDGFHSGIRGVLININRTD, encoded by the coding sequence ATGCTTGAACGTACAACCGTCTTCGTCGACACCTCTTACCTGCTCGCGAGCTTTTATAACTCGTGGGAAACGGGGGCACGTTCTCAGCTAGAGATCGATCTTCCCGAGGTCGTGGCCGTGCTCGGGAACATGATCAAGGAACAACTCGGCCAGCCCATCCACCGCCAGAACTGGTACGACGGCATCCCGGATTCCGGCCCGCACCGCTACCAGCGTTCGCTGCGCTCGTGCGACGGAGTCCAGCTGCGCACCGGTCAACTCATCGAGTGGGGTGAACGGCGGACGCAGAAGGGCGTCGATACGCGTTTGGTCGCGGATATGGTCATCACCGGCTACCGCCGGGAGGTCTCGGACATCGTGCTCGTCTCCGGCGACGCCGACATGATCCCCGGCGTCCAGGAGGCCACCCACCACGGAGTGCGCGTACACCTCTACGGCTTCGGCTGGGACTCCATGTCCTCGGCGCTGCGCCACGCCTGTGATTCGACGACGATCCTCGACCCGCGCGAGGACTTCGCGGATGCCATGCAGCTGCAGGTTCTGGAGGGGCCGCTGCCGCCGTCGATACGCGAGCGGCCCATCGATGACGCCGAGCCCGTCGAGGATCCGGGCATGACGCCGGTGCCTGCCGGTTCGCCGCTGCACCCCGAGACGCCGACCGCGCAGTACGACAGCACCGCCGCCGAGCCGCCGGTCTCCAGCGAGGAGCGACCGGCGGAGGACGCCGCCACCCCGCAGACGCCGTCGGCGCAGCAACCTCCGGCCGCCGCGGGCGAGGCGAAGGTCAAGAAGTCGGACGAGGTCAGCGAACCGAATGATGAGCCGACCGAGGCTGAGGCGGAGATCGCGAAGCAGAAGTCGACGCCGAAACCCTCGCCGGCCAACATGAACCGCACGAGCTCGGCGCCGAAGCCGTCGATGATGGCGCCACGTCGCAAGCTGCGCTCGCGCTATGTGCCGCTGCCCGAAGAGGTGTGGACCTCGGCTGGGTTCCAGACGCCTTTCGACGTCGGCCAGCAGTACGCCACCTGGTGGTTCGACAACGCCGCCACCAGCCACCAGCGCGACAGCGCCCACCTGCTCTCCGGCGGCGGGCTGCCCCCAGAGATCGACCGTCCGCTGTTGCAGTTCGCGTGCGAGACGCTGCACGAATACACCCTGAGTGAAAACCAGCGCGTCAACCTGCGCGACGGTTTTCACTCCGGCATCCGCGGCGTGCTGATCAACATCAACCGGACGGACTAG
- a CDS encoding PspA/IM30 family protein: MANPFSKGWKYLMSSLDQKIDENADPKVQIKQAVDAAKQQHREISEQAAQVIGNQRQLEMQLDRLVKSQADYQKKAQTALRMADEAAANGDEAKAAELNNTAEVIASQLVTVEQELENTKQMHASATQAAEQAKQQQQQSEARLQQQLAEVDKLQAQADQAKMQEKNAEAMDSMKQFSDDDSVPTLDGVRDKIERRYADALGAQELTENTVHDRMAEISMSGRDMAATSKLDEIRASMNKELDSGSADSGSTSRQDEIVAEIEAEMEAEADGDANGETPSANKD, translated from the coding sequence ATGGCGAACCCGTTCAGCAAGGGTTGGAAATACCTCATGTCCTCGCTCGATCAGAAGATCGACGAGAACGCCGACCCGAAGGTGCAGATCAAGCAGGCCGTCGACGCGGCCAAGCAGCAGCACCGGGAGATCTCTGAGCAGGCCGCGCAGGTCATCGGTAACCAGCGTCAGCTCGAGATGCAGCTGGACCGGCTGGTGAAGTCTCAGGCCGATTACCAGAAGAAGGCCCAGACCGCCCTGCGCATGGCGGACGAGGCCGCCGCCAACGGCGACGAGGCCAAGGCCGCAGAGCTCAACAACACCGCCGAGGTCATCGCCTCCCAGCTTGTGACCGTCGAGCAGGAGCTCGAGAACACGAAGCAGATGCACGCCTCAGCCACGCAGGCTGCCGAGCAGGCGAAGCAGCAACAGCAGCAGTCCGAGGCGCGGCTGCAGCAGCAGCTCGCGGAGGTGGACAAGCTGCAGGCCCAGGCCGACCAGGCGAAGATGCAGGAAAAGAACGCCGAGGCCATGGACTCGATGAAGCAGTTCAGCGACGACGACAGCGTGCCCACCCTCGACGGTGTGCGCGACAAGATCGAGCGTCGCTACGCCGATGCCCTGGGCGCCCAGGAGCTCACCGAAAACACCGTCCACGACCGCATGGCCGAGATCTCCATGTCAGGCCGCGACATGGCCGCGACCAGCAAACTCGACGAGATTCGCGCGTCGATGAACAAGGAGCTGGACTCGGGCTCCGCCGACTCTGGCTCGACGTCCCGCCAGGACGAGATCGTGGCGGAGATCGAGGCCGAGATGGAGGCGGAGGCGGACGGCGATGCGAACGGCGAGACGCCGTCCGCGAACAAGGACTAG
- the trxA gene encoding thioredoxin gives MATIDVTEENFEKTVSADGITIVDAWADWCGPCKQFAPTFEKASENHEDVTFAKLDTENNQQLAAALQIQSIPTLMAFRDGILVFREAGALPPAAFEDLITQVKGLDMDDVRKQVAEQQKQAEGEN, from the coding sequence ATGGCCACCATTGATGTCACCGAGGAGAACTTCGAGAAGACCGTGAGCGCCGACGGCATCACCATCGTCGACGCCTGGGCCGATTGGTGCGGGCCCTGCAAGCAGTTCGCCCCCACCTTCGAGAAGGCCTCGGAAAACCACGAGGACGTCACCTTCGCGAAGCTGGACACCGAGAACAACCAGCAGCTGGCCGCCGCCCTGCAGATCCAATCCATCCCGACGCTGATGGCCTTCCGCGACGGCATCCTCGTCTTCCGCGAGGCCGGCGCACTGCCCCCGGCTGCCTTCGAGGACCTCATCACCCAGGTCAAGGGCCTGGACATGGATGACGTGCGCAAGCAGGTCGCCGAACAGCAGAAGCAGGCCGAGGGCGAGAACTAA
- a CDS encoding heavy-metal-associated domain-containing protein — protein MAETKNYTVTGMTCGHCELSVQEEIAEIPGVTAVSADHTTGAVTVTGEGFDDSQVAAAVDEAGYSLS, from the coding sequence ATGGCTGAGACCAAGAACTACACCGTCACCGGTATGACCTGCGGTCACTGCGAGCTTTCCGTTCAGGAAGAGATCGCGGAGATCCCCGGCGTCACCGCGGTCAGCGCTGATCACACCACCGGCGCGGTCACCGTCACCGGCGAGGGTTTCGACGACTCGCAGGTCGCCGCCGCCGTCGACGAGGCCGGCTACTCCCTTTCCTAA
- a CDS encoding heavy metal translocating P-type ATPase, with product MAAPDNILINLGVTGMTCTSCSSRVQRKLNKLEGTQASVNYATESAAVTYDPSTTTPDDLIATIRKAGYGAFPLDEEATGADTGADTDRFEAAHSSEARDIRSRLIFSAILTVPIVALSMIPALQFFNWQWAVLTLTTLVYVVGGLPFHRNTLINLRHGATTMDTLISLGTTAAYVWSIWALFLGDAGEPGMTMQMSLLPDEHAGDEIYLETTAVVITFLLLGRWFEIRAKGQSSQALRSLLSLGAKDASVLIDGAETRQPADQLAAGDIIVVRPGEKIAADGVVTEGSSAVDESMITGESVPVEVTVGDSVTGSTINASGRLLVRVTRTGKDSTLAQMARLVTEAQQKKAPVQRLVDRISAVFVPTVIVISIIAFVAHLLAGQSLQWAFMAAVAVLIIACPCALGLATPTALLVGTSRGAQLGLLIRGPEVLESTRQADAVILDKTGTVTTGEMTLSAVHAADGWQTGDVLAFAAAVESYSAHPIAKAVVAHAESAGLALPKVEDFSDVPGQGVQGLIDGRETRIGRPTTDLPEPLEAEFRRAQKQGTTPVVLHVDGDPVGVVVIADRVKGSSAEAIRHLEEMGLQTYLVTGDNEPSAQAIAKEVGIAPERVMAEVMPADKVGVVEKLEAEGRHVAMIGDGVNDAAALARAELGIAMGGGTDVAIEASDITLMNSELPAAVDAIRLSRKTLRTIKGNLFWAFAYNVVLIPVAALGFLNPMLAGIAMAFSSVFVVANSLRLRNFSAQR from the coding sequence ATGGCTGCCCCAGACAACATTCTGATCAACCTGGGCGTGACCGGGATGACCTGCACGTCCTGTTCCTCGCGCGTGCAGCGCAAGCTCAACAAGCTCGAAGGCACGCAGGCCAGCGTCAACTACGCGACCGAATCCGCCGCGGTCACCTATGACCCGTCGACAACCACCCCGGATGATCTCATCGCCACCATCCGGAAGGCCGGCTACGGCGCGTTCCCGCTCGACGAAGAAGCCACAGGCGCCGACACAGGCGCAGACACCGACCGCTTCGAAGCCGCCCACTCCTCCGAGGCCCGCGACATCCGCAGCCGCCTGATTTTCTCGGCCATACTCACGGTCCCGATCGTCGCGCTGTCGATGATCCCGGCGCTGCAGTTTTTCAACTGGCAGTGGGCGGTGCTCACCCTGACCACGCTCGTCTACGTCGTCGGCGGGCTGCCCTTTCACCGCAACACGCTGATCAACCTGCGCCACGGCGCGACCACCATGGACACGCTCATCTCGCTGGGCACCACAGCCGCCTACGTCTGGAGCATCTGGGCGCTGTTCCTCGGCGACGCCGGCGAGCCCGGCATGACCATGCAGATGTCGCTGCTGCCCGATGAGCACGCGGGCGACGAGATCTACTTGGAGACCACCGCCGTCGTCATCACCTTCCTGCTGCTCGGCCGCTGGTTCGAGATCCGCGCCAAGGGCCAGTCTTCGCAGGCGTTGCGCTCACTGCTCAGCCTCGGCGCCAAGGATGCCTCGGTGCTTATCGACGGCGCCGAAACCCGCCAGCCTGCCGACCAGCTCGCGGCGGGAGACATCATCGTCGTGCGCCCCGGGGAAAAGATCGCCGCGGACGGCGTGGTCACGGAGGGTTCCTCCGCGGTCGACGAGTCGATGATCACCGGCGAGTCCGTGCCCGTCGAGGTCACCGTCGGCGATAGCGTCACCGGCTCCACGATCAACGCCTCCGGGCGCCTGCTGGTGCGCGTGACCCGCACCGGCAAGGACAGCACCCTGGCGCAGATGGCCCGGCTGGTCACCGAGGCGCAGCAGAAGAAGGCCCCGGTCCAGCGCCTGGTCGATCGCATCTCGGCGGTGTTCGTGCCGACGGTCATCGTCATCTCGATTATCGCGTTTGTCGCCCACCTTCTCGCCGGCCAGAGCCTTCAGTGGGCGTTCATGGCCGCGGTCGCCGTGCTGATTATCGCCTGCCCGTGCGCTTTGGGCTTGGCCACGCCGACGGCACTGCTCGTCGGCACCTCGCGCGGCGCCCAGCTGGGCCTTTTAATCCGCGGCCCCGAGGTCCTCGAGTCGACCCGCCAGGCGGATGCGGTGATCCTCGATAAGACCGGCACCGTCACCACCGGCGAGATGACGCTCAGCGCCGTCCACGCCGCCGACGGCTGGCAGACGGGCGACGTCCTCGCCTTCGCCGCCGCCGTGGAGTCTTATTCCGCCCACCCGATTGCGAAGGCCGTCGTTGCCCACGCCGAATCCGCCGGCCTCGCGCTGCCGAAGGTCGAAGACTTCAGCGATGTGCCCGGCCAGGGCGTTCAGGGGCTTATCGACGGCCGCGAGACCCGCATCGGCCGCCCCACGACGGACCTGCCCGAACCGCTGGAGGCCGAGTTCCGCCGCGCCCAAAAGCAGGGCACGACCCCGGTGGTGCTCCACGTCGATGGGGACCCCGTGGGCGTGGTCGTCATCGCGGACCGGGTGAAGGGTTCATCGGCCGAGGCGATTCGCCACCTCGAGGAGATGGGCCTGCAGACGTATTTGGTCACCGGCGATAACGAGCCGAGTGCGCAAGCGATTGCGAAAGAGGTGGGCATCGCACCGGAGCGCGTGATGGCCGAGGTGATGCCGGCGGACAAGGTTGGAGTCGTCGAGAAGCTCGAGGCTGAGGGCCGGCACGTAGCGATGATCGGTGACGGAGTCAACGACGCCGCCGCCCTGGCCCGCGCCGAGCTGGGCATCGCGATGGGCGGCGGCACGGACGTCGCGATCGAGGCCTCTGACATCACCCTGATGAACAGCGAGTTGCCGGCGGCGGTGGACGCGATCCGGCTGTCGCGCAAGACGCTGCGCACGATCAAGGGGAACCTGTTTTGGGCGTTCGCCTACAACGTGGTGCTCATCCCCGTCGCGGCGCTGGGCTTTCTCAACCCGATGCTCGCGGGCATCGCGATGGCGTTCTCGTCCGTCTTCGTGGTGGCCAACTCCCTGCGGCTGCGGAACTTCTCGGCCCAGCGCTAG
- the dnaB gene encoding replicative DNA helicase codes for MQPESFSDDYLPTTPPPEEEDYQPRRPASASEEYRRPPHDRDAEQGVLGSMLLSPNTVMEVLDELSPEDFYYPSHQLIYQAMLDMYAAGTDIDPVLVNGHLDRMQQLERAGGAPYLHTLMSGVPTAANARYYAEIVAEKAVLRRLVDAGTRVVQWGYAGTEGAEIEAVIDRAQQEVFAVAQKQTTEDYRSLEDLVGPTVDELSIIQRDGGLDSGVPTGFTDLDRLTNGLHAGQMIIVAARPGVGKSTMALDFMRSCSINHGKTSIIFSLEMSASEIVMRLLSAETEVKLADMRAGRMEHADWEKLTNRLGAIQEAPLYIDDSPNLTMMEIRSKARRLKQQAGLDLIVLDYLQLMSSGKQVESRQQEVSEFSRQLKLLAKELEVPLVAISQLNRGPEARTDKKPQLADLRESGSLEQDADMVMLLYRPDSQDRDNERAGEADIIVAKHRGGPIDTVPVAHQLHYSRFVNMAHG; via the coding sequence ATGCAGCCGGAGAGTTTCAGCGACGATTATCTGCCCACCACCCCACCGCCCGAAGAAGAGGACTACCAGCCGCGGCGCCCGGCGTCGGCAAGCGAGGAATACCGCCGCCCGCCGCACGACCGGGATGCCGAGCAGGGCGTGCTCGGCTCCATGCTGCTGAGCCCGAATACCGTGATGGAGGTCCTCGACGAGCTCTCCCCGGAAGACTTCTATTATCCTTCGCACCAGCTGATTTATCAGGCGATGCTCGACATGTACGCCGCGGGCACGGACATCGACCCGGTGCTGGTCAACGGGCACCTCGACCGGATGCAGCAGCTCGAACGCGCCGGCGGGGCACCCTATCTGCACACGCTGATGTCGGGGGTGCCCACGGCGGCGAACGCGCGCTACTACGCGGAGATCGTCGCGGAGAAGGCCGTGCTACGCCGGCTTGTCGACGCCGGTACCCGCGTGGTCCAGTGGGGCTACGCAGGTACGGAGGGCGCGGAGATCGAGGCCGTGATCGACCGGGCCCAGCAGGAGGTCTTCGCGGTCGCCCAGAAGCAGACCACGGAGGACTACCGCTCGCTGGAGGATCTCGTGGGCCCGACGGTCGACGAGCTGAGCATCATCCAGCGCGACGGCGGCCTGGATAGCGGTGTGCCCACCGGCTTTACGGACCTCGACCGGCTGACCAACGGACTGCACGCAGGGCAGATGATCATCGTCGCGGCGCGCCCGGGTGTGGGTAAGTCGACGATGGCGCTGGATTTCATGCGCTCGTGCTCGATCAACCACGGTAAAACCTCGATCATCTTTTCGCTGGAGATGAGCGCCTCGGAGATCGTGATGCGCCTGCTCTCCGCGGAGACCGAGGTGAAGCTGGCGGATATGCGCGCGGGCCGCATGGAGCACGCCGACTGGGAGAAACTCACCAACCGCCTAGGCGCGATCCAGGAGGCGCCGCTGTATATCGACGACTCGCCGAACCTCACCATGATGGAGATCCGCTCGAAGGCCCGCCGGCTCAAGCAGCAGGCCGGGCTGGATCTCATCGTGCTCGACTACCTGCAGCTGATGAGCTCGGGTAAGCAGGTTGAGTCCCGTCAGCAGGAGGTCAGTGAGTTCTCGCGTCAGCTCAAGCTGCTCGCGAAGGAGCTGGAGGTGCCCCTGGTGGCGATCTCGCAGCTCAACCGTGGACCAGAGGCGCGTACGGATAAGAAGCCCCAGCTGGCCGACCTACGTGAGTCCGGCTCGCTCGAACAGGATGCGGACATGGTCATGCTGTTGTACCGTCCGGATTCGCAGGACCGTGACAACGAACGTGCGGGAGAGGCGGACATTATCGTCGCCAAGCACCGTGGCGGCCCGATCGATACCGTGCCGGTCGCGCACCAGCTGCACTACTCCCGTTTCGTCAACATGGCTCACGGTTAA
- the rplI gene encoding 50S ribosomal protein L9 — translation MKLILTAAVDNLGVPGDIVEVKDGYGRNYLLPRGLAIVATRAAQRQIAEIKRAQEARAVRDVEHAHELRQAIDGLGQVAVKVRTSDKGKLFGSVTAADIAAAVREADGPVLDHRKIDLPKGLVKSTGNYQVEVALHPEVNAKINFSVVAA, via the coding sequence ATGAAGCTGATCCTCACCGCTGCCGTGGATAACCTCGGTGTCCCTGGAGACATCGTCGAGGTTAAGGACGGCTACGGACGTAACTACCTGCTGCCGCGGGGGCTGGCGATCGTCGCCACCCGCGCCGCGCAGCGCCAGATCGCGGAGATCAAGCGCGCCCAGGAAGCCCGCGCTGTCCGCGACGTTGAGCACGCCCATGAGCTGCGTCAGGCCATCGACGGCCTGGGCCAGGTCGCCGTCAAGGTACGTACCTCGGACAAGGGCAAGCTGTTCGGCTCCGTCACCGCCGCGGACATCGCGGCGGCGGTCCGTGAGGCCGATGGCCCGGTGCTGGACCACCGCAAGATTGACCTCCCGAAGGGCCTGGTGAAGTCGACCGGTAACTACCAGGTCGAGGTTGCCCTGCACCCCGAGGTCAACGCTAAGATCAACTTCTCGGTCGTGGCCGCCTAA
- a CDS encoding single-stranded DNA-binding protein, translating into MAQGDTPITVVGNLVADPELRFIPSGAAVANFRIASTPRRYNQQTNQWEDGEALFLTCNVWRQAAENVAETLTKGMRVIVNGRLRQRSYQTKDGENRTSYEIEVDEVGPSLKYASAQVNRNPREGGNRGGNFGGGGNFGGGGNFGGGNQNQGGFQSGQYQSQQGNSGQQSNQPDNDPWSSAPQSGGFGGANDDEPPF; encoded by the coding sequence ATGGCACAGGGAGATACCCCGATCACGGTTGTCGGCAACCTCGTTGCGGACCCCGAACTCCGATTCATCCCCTCCGGTGCGGCGGTGGCTAACTTCCGCATCGCGTCCACTCCGCGTCGCTACAACCAGCAGACGAACCAGTGGGAGGACGGCGAAGCGCTGTTTCTCACCTGCAACGTCTGGCGCCAGGCCGCAGAGAACGTCGCCGAGACCCTCACGAAGGGCATGCGCGTGATCGTTAACGGCCGCCTGCGTCAGCGTTCCTACCAGACCAAGGACGGCGAAAACCGCACGTCCTACGAGATCGAGGTCGACGAGGTCGGCCCGTCGCTCAAGTACGCGTCCGCTCAGGTGAACCGCAACCCGCGTGAGGGCGGGAACCGCGGTGGCAACTTCGGCGGAGGCGGTAACTTCGGCGGCGGTGGCAACTTCGGCGGCGGCAACCAAAACCAGGGTGGATTCCAGTCCGGCCAGTACCAGTCCCAGCAGGGAAACTCCGGCCAGCAGTCGAACCAGCCTGATAACGATCCGTGGTCCTCGGCACCGCAGTCCGGCGGTTTCGGCGGGGCCAACGACGACGAGCCTCCGTTCTAG
- the rpsF gene encoding 30S ribosomal protein S6, giving the protein MRSVRHYETMIILHPNQDERTVAPSLDKYLDIIRKDGGSVDNVDVWGKRRLAYPINKIEEGVYVVLNLTCEADSVKEMDRVLNLSESVIRTKVLRTDK; this is encoded by the coding sequence ATGAGGTCCGTGCGTCACTACGAAACCATGATCATCCTGCACCCGAACCAGGATGAGCGCACTGTCGCCCCGTCCCTGGATAAGTACCTGGATATCATCCGCAAGGATGGCGGTAGTGTCGACAATGTCGACGTCTGGGGTAAGCGCCGCCTGGCGTACCCGATCAACAAGATCGAGGAAGGCGTCTACGTCGTGCTCAACCTGACCTGCGAAGCAGACTCCGTCAAGGAGATGGACCGCGTGCTCAACCTGAGCGAGTCGGTCATCCGTACGAAGGTTCTGCGCACTGACAAGTAA
- a CDS encoding glycosyltransferase family 87 protein has protein sequence MTPSASKQVSPAATEPIARPVAEFLGGPTGVYGVYARGAFWTPLRVIIALASVFLALGFLQKAPCLRSGITENGAVGLNWDGNRQYAAACYNDILPLYEGRGLDQPGFVYAFSWTEGGLTRYMEYPVLAGYFQGLMGWVARTTYPLIDAVGLTLAEASWYFILTAAVMGALWMVTIRMVAELAGNRMWDVVLVAASPLVIVHAFTNWDIPSISFVVGALYAAARHRPVLAGVLIGLGTAFKLWPLYLLGAFVVLAARRERWLPVLKMLLGAAASWLVVNLPVMIAYPQAWGEFLRLNSERGWEWTTIWAVIGRMTGWEGFDAGEGEPVILNTVTFVLFVFACLAIAIFGLKVRRTPRVAELFTLIVIAFLLVNKVWSPQYSLWLLIPAVLAVPNWRLIFTWATVDMLVWPILMWHMMGVDDNGAPAWLLNAVILARDGLIIAIAIQVIRQMRGEVVDRVLSAHEGVDPLAGPFGDNEKPVASATKEESR, from the coding sequence GTGACGCCGTCGGCATCTAAGCAGGTCAGCCCCGCCGCCACCGAGCCGATCGCCCGGCCGGTCGCCGAGTTTTTGGGCGGGCCGACCGGCGTGTACGGCGTGTATGCCCGCGGGGCGTTTTGGACCCCGCTGCGCGTGATCATCGCGCTGGCCAGCGTGTTTCTGGCCCTCGGGTTCCTGCAGAAAGCGCCGTGCTTGCGCTCAGGGATCACCGAAAACGGCGCGGTCGGCCTCAATTGGGACGGCAACCGTCAATACGCCGCCGCCTGCTACAACGACATCCTGCCGCTCTACGAGGGCCGCGGCCTCGACCAGCCCGGCTTCGTCTACGCCTTCTCCTGGACCGAGGGCGGCCTCACCAGGTACATGGAATATCCGGTGCTCGCCGGCTACTTCCAGGGGCTCATGGGGTGGGTTGCGCGCACCACGTACCCGCTTATCGACGCCGTGGGCCTCACCCTCGCCGAAGCCTCGTGGTACTTCATCCTCACCGCGGCCGTGATGGGCGCGCTATGGATGGTGACCATCCGCATGGTCGCCGAGCTGGCCGGCAACCGGATGTGGGACGTCGTGCTCGTCGCCGCCTCCCCGCTGGTGATCGTGCATGCCTTTACTAACTGGGACATACCGTCGATAAGCTTCGTGGTCGGCGCCCTCTACGCGGCGGCGCGCCACCGGCCGGTGCTCGCTGGCGTGCTCATCGGCTTAGGCACGGCGTTTAAGCTCTGGCCGCTGTATCTCCTCGGCGCGTTTGTGGTGCTGGCGGCGCGCCGGGAGCGGTGGCTGCCTGTGCTCAAGATGCTCCTCGGCGCGGCGGCGAGCTGGCTGGTGGTCAACCTGCCGGTGATGATCGCCTACCCGCAGGCCTGGGGCGAGTTTTTGAGGCTCAACTCCGAGCGCGGCTGGGAGTGGACCACGATCTGGGCGGTCATCGGGAGGATGACCGGCTGGGAGGGCTTCGACGCCGGCGAGGGCGAGCCCGTCATCCTCAACACCGTGACCTTCGTGCTGTTCGTGTTCGCCTGCCTGGCTATTGCGATCTTCGGGCTCAAGGTGCGGCGCACCCCGCGCGTGGCGGAGCTTTTCACCCTCATCGTCATCGCGTTCTTGTTGGTGAACAAGGTGTGGTCGCCGCAGTACTCGCTGTGGCTGCTCATCCCGGCGGTGCTCGCGGTGCCGAACTGGCGGCTGATCTTCACCTGGGCGACGGTGGACATGCTCGTCTGGCCGATACTGATGTGGCACATGATGGGTGTCGACGACAACGGCGCCCCCGCCTGGCTGCTCAACGCGGTGATCCTCGCCCGCGACGGGCTGATCATCGCCATCGCCATCCAGGTGATACGGCAGATGCGCGGGGAGGTCGTCGACCGGGTGCTCAGCGCGCATGAGGGCGTTGATCCGCTGGCGGGGCCTTTCGGGGATAATGAGAAGCCTGTAGCCAGTGCAACCAAGGAGGAATCCCGATGA